CAGCATGCACCCGATTTTAACACGTGAGATTAGATGTGTTAATTTAAATCCTGTTTAAAGTGTTTAAATTGACAATTTTAACCCTGAGTTGCCATGACTCAGCTGAGAGACAGGAACTCAGCTGCATGTCTGTGctctttgtttctcctttgaTGTTGTGTATGTTTTGTGTGGACCAAGACCAAAACCCATTGCTTTTGAAGGATTCTCAGTCAACTGGAGCATTCACTGGAAGGGATGCATGGGTACTGTCACTGATGTGGAAGGACAGGTCAGTAGtagcaggaagaaaatacaaacctTCTTCTCTGGAACATGAAAGCAAGTTGGCTGCTGTATTCTGATTGTATTTTAAGTCTGTTCCAGTCTTCATTAGTGGAGACATTGCAGGTATCTTCTCTCTTGTGGCCAGAGAAGAGGACAGCGCACCTTTTCCAGTTATCACCTCTTCTAATTAGGTAGGATTGTTCAATATTAACCTTGCAACAATGGTCAGGGCCTGCCTCCTCAAGGGAATGTTTTCATTAGGTAGACACTAGTAATCTCACTTGCAGCCCAAACAAGATCTGCACAAGCTGGTCTCATTTGGAAAACATACAGCTTGACATCCACTGGGAATCTCAGActtcctgcagagcaggatCTGTTTTCTCAATGTACAGTAGTGCAAATGGTAGCAGGCTAAAGTAAGGCACTGAGGCTCTTGAGTCCTGAAGGAAAATCGCTTGCATCCTCCAGTGAATTACGCCTATGTGATTTCTGTATGTACCCTGTTCCCTGCCCTCTGGCAAGAGTCTTGGAATAAGAGTCAGTTGTCAtcaaaaacactgctgttcctgTTACTGAAGCTGTTTTCCTTGACCATCACTCGGTATGAGATGCGCATGAAAGAGCCGGTGAGTAGCACAACGAAGAGGATAAGGAGCAAAGACCAGACACCCGGTTCGATCCCCTTGAGGACTCCTTGGCTGTCCTGGGGGATGGTGTTGGTGAGACTCAGCAGGTACCCGAGAGTCCAGCCAGATGATGGATCACCAATCTATTGAAGTAAAAAGGAGGAGAGATCAGAAGAGAAGCAGACACTGTGGAGCCCAGCTGTGTTTCTGTACACAGGCCCAAGGCCTTACATGCTTTATTTGAGACTGACCCAAGGATTAGGCTGGAAGTGAGTGGCTCTTCCTCTCCTAGGGAACACTGACAGGCCTTAActgccctgcccagcctcacctggggcttcctcccaccccctgcccactGGCCTTGGAGCCCTATTTAAGCTCTGGCCTGGGCAGCCAGCTCTCCCCTGAGCGATGCTGTGGGTGCAGCTGTGTGCTGTTCTTTCTCCTGCTTGCTGACTGGATTTCCCAGGTAGGCCTCTGCTGTAAGCAGCTTTGCTTGTGGTCCTATTGCCTGGGTGGATTTTAGGCTGGTGGTGTCAGTAGCTTGTCTTTGGCTTTCCAGTCTGAGCTTGCTGGATGGATCCCAGCCCTAACTCATTACCTTGCCTTTGTCTGACTCCTTCCATGTGGCTGACTGAGCTGCTATcgctggtgctgccctgctcagGTACTAGGAGATATGCCTTTGTCACTGAGCGTTTGGCTCAGGAAATATTATCAGCAGTTTGTCCTAAGCATTAGGTGGCAATGGAGCTTCTTCTGCTTATTAGACGTGGATTCTTAAAGATGATACTGCTTCAGATAAGGTTTTGGCCTTTCTGGTTTTCAGTGAGGGCAAGAGGAATCCCTACCTCTCTGACATTCTTTCCTGCTTctaaaaactgaatttattttgcaaaactaTGTTGCTGGAGAAATCTTATTGATTAGGGCTTGTAGGACTGGGAACAGACTGGCTTTACTGAGAACATCCCTCCCTTGTCATTGGACACACCACACCTTGGTAACTGACCTCTCGGAAGGCAGTCTGAACAGACTTATCGAAGTCCAGCGTATATCCCTTTGTACTGAGATGAAAGATGAAGGCGGTTACAAAGCAGTAATCAGCAACTACATCCAGGCTCGTCTGGGACTCCTGGATTAGCTGGTGtcatttccagaaaaataatggaggaaaaaaaaagtaaatattcagTAGCTGAATTTCAGGCTTGCTtaaaccccccccccctgctTCCTGCTCTGGGACTGACTGCAGGACTGGAGGAGAGGGGTGGTGTCCTGTGCAGACTGAAGCCATGCTTCCTGCACCCACCGGGCTGTGGTCTGGGGATCGGTGCTACCTCTCAGTGCCTTTGCTCCCACCTCGTTAAAAGATCTGGCAGTTCAAAGAGCATCAGAACTGGCAGTCAGGTCTCAGGTCAACTGCTTGGTGTGATTTTCTGCTCTCTAATTAGGCTGAGCTAATGCTGCAGCCTTTCAGCAGAAGCACTAACAAGGCCTTTTCCTTCTATCCAGAAGAGAGAACTTCAGGGAACTGCTAATGGGACTTGCAAACCCTGTAGGAACTGGCCAGTTTAGATGTTGCTGTGGAAGGGACGCTTGGTTGGTGTATGCTCAAATGAGGGTGGTGTCATAAGACACCAGCTGAGGAAGAGAACTTCCAGACACCCCATGGCTTGGGCTGCGTGAGCCCAGGTGAAATGGGATATTCCCCGGAGCCTAAGCAGATGTGTCCCTTGCACTGAATGAGTGGAGGATAACAGGAGGACCAAGGTGATGTGCAGGAGTAAGTAGATGGGCTTCCTGTTTACTCCTTAATATGCAGTAGAAGGCATTTGTGACTTCTCATGGAATTAAGTACAGGTGTTGCCAAGAGTAGCAGCTGAGatttgaaaggaaggaaaataagtgGAGCCTGTTTCCTcaaagtgtaaaaaaataaagattttccCTGAGGAAGCCAATGACTTACGGGTCTGTTAGTCTGACCCATGTGGGCTTTTATAACAGTGTCCCTTGCTTCCTACTATCCCTGTATGCTAAATTATTCCACAGTTACCTCTTCGACAGACATCCCACAAATCTTGTTGACTGCGTGACCCAAGTCAGGAGAGGGTACAGATTTTCTCAGGAAGTCCATGGCCTCAGAAATCACctacaacagcaacaaaaataatcaggtTGGACTGTGCATCCTTGCCTGCAGTGCCTGTAGGAAGTGGCAGTAGGCATGGGGCACCTTGCCCAGGTGCCCTCCCTATGCACCTGTGTTTGGTTACAGTGCCtctgaggaaaacaagaaagatcTGTTGTTGTCTGGAGAAGGAAACAGGGCTGAGTTTAGCTtgcacacagcagcctcctggccCTCTGGCTACGTAGGCTAGTCCTTGTGCTCCTTGGCACTCTGTCTATGGGAGATGCAACAGCAGGGAACTGGGGAGACTTCTCTAATTCCTCCCTCTGGATGCCTTCTCTGAAATGCACTCAGTATGTCTTAGGACCTTGCAGCGGTTCTGCCTTAACATCCTAATGATTTGGACACTAGATCCAAGATCTCAGGTATAAGCACACTTGTGGTGGAACATGCCTGGATGTTACCTCAAAGTGGGAGAGGAACTTTAGTTTCACCACGGTCTTGATGTGAGTAGACCCCAGCATGCAGCCCCCACCTGCCCTAACCCTGTGGGATCACATGAGCTCCTTTACGGCTCTATGGAGCCCCCCATGGTCATCTCACAAGCAGACATTGCTGAGACATGGGATGGAAAAGCCTCATCAGAGTTTGTGGTGGGAAGCCTATGGTCCATTTTTGAACACCTTTGCCCCAACGGGGGGAAGACGCAGGAGTGCATGTGTGGCCCTGGCCCTCTTGGCTAGCCATTGTGGCTGTTCCCACTGGACTTATTAATGACCAAACTGGTCCCATTTCACGGGTTCCCAGTTCTAATTGCTTTCCCCGGTGTCAATGAGAACCCACCAGAAACCTGGTCTGCAAGGGCTTGACAGCACTGCTGAGAGAATgtgtgaggaagctgcaggaggaggaggaggagttgaGCAGGCTGTGCACAAGGGTCACGCAGGCAGACGGGTTGCTGGAGCCGGTGATGTTGAAGACCTCGTCAGGACCAGGGACGTCCGATGTGTTGTCACTGGCAGCACAAGGCCCTGCATGCACTGACTGCCACCGCACTTCCTGGGAGTAGGTGAGGGGCCAGCAGGGATTAGACACAGTTTTAGCGCTTCTCTGATCCTagagagagaataaaacaaGGGTAGAGGCAGCAAGAGAGGAGGTTGGCATCCCAAGGCTTTATAGAGGAAGACAATACAACAAAGTAAggaacagttgtgtttttttgtttttttttttccagcaccacAGTGTTGTAATGAGCAGGCAGGCTGCAAACGGTTTGCCAAACCTTATCTCAGTTAATTCTACTGCAAGACCCAGATGCTGCAgggtcccagctcctgctgagtTCAGGGCAAGCTGCAATGACTGGGTCTGCTGTGGgaggctgaggagctgcagcctaTGGGCGTCTTGGCCCTACCTGCTCTCAGGCCAGAAATACAATTTCAATGAATAAGGTATTCTTTCCAGATAAAAGAAAGGCTGTTCTGGTCTGCCTTCCAAACACGTTCAATTCCTCTTTTGTCCATGCTCACGAGTCTGGTTGCTGAAACCCTGGGTAATCCTGCTTGCATTAGGCAGTCAGCCAGGCCTGGGCAATTCTCTGGTTTATGATGTTTCGGCCCTCATGCTCCCCATTAGCAAGGGTGACCTGGATGGCATGTGAGTTCCAGTTAGCTGCTTGCCTATGTGGGCAAGTGGGGACCATGCCAGGCTGTGAAAACCCCTTGAGAATCAGTGTTTTTTGTCCCTAGGAGTTCCCCAGTACATCTGTGGTAAATGGGTCCCTCTGTGGGGCATCCAGGTCTCATATCAGGGTCTGCACCCCAGAGGGAGGTGTGGCCGGGCACTGAGTAGCTTGTTTATGAAAAATTCACTTTTGCTGGGGACAAGAATGATTCCTGAATTTGCATCAGATTGTGCCACCAGTCCTTGCAAGTGGGGAAAACAGTTTGGAAGAATCAAAACACCtgcatgttttcaaaatgaaatattgctcTTTTAGAAAGGGCTTCAGAGCTGGTCAACAGGACAGCAACATCCTCAACAGAAGGTCCCTGGTGGTTCCCAGGTGCTCCCCTTCTAGGATGGGGATCCAAGGAAGTCTTTGCCTCTCTCCACCCTGAATGTGACCTTAGCACCTCTGGAGAGCAGCTTTGTGCTTGTGTGCATTAAACAGGGAGACAGGGAGTCTGCAAGTAGGAAATCCTGAACTGTGTGTCTGCTTGGATGATGGTGAACACACTCTGCAAAAGACTGACTGACGTTTTGCCCCTTAGCAGCTACACCCTGTGAAACCAGTGCAAAGGGTTGATATTATATCCAGGAGCCTTGCAGCAGCCCTTCTGGCAGGTACTCACTTGTATGAGCATAGAGAGCAGCCTCCTGCGGAGCTGGTCCGTGCCATGGCAGGGGCAGTGCTGGGTGTACACGTTGTGTGTCCGCCCGTACAGCTGCAGCCTCACTACCTCCTTTGGCACCTGGTTCCCTTCTTCCCTGGAGGTGAGCTGTGTTGAGGTTCCTCCCATCGACAGGACTCCTGCCATCCCCTTTCCGGAAGGGACCAACTGTCCTCGCCAGTCATACTGACCCCAAAAGAACCAGAGAGGTTGGTTATTAGGACTTCTACATCAGCGTCATGGTCAGATACAAGCACTACTGCACAGAGAAAGCAGCTTTCTGGTGCCATACAGCtgcccacctccacccccaggACATCAGGATGCTGAACTGCAGGATTTGGAGGGAACAGAGGTGCCGAGGGAACAGAGGAACCACAGCCATCTGCACAGAGCTTTCCACAGTCAACGAGAGCAAACAGGGCTCACAGCCTTGGATGGCTGCTCAAGGCAGTGGTCTCAGAAGGTAGGAGCAGGGGAGAGGATGGTGGAGAATGAGAGGGAGGTTTCAAGGTGGGTAGTTAAGGGCTTCAGGTGCTGCCTTGATGCTGAAGTGCTCCTCCTGTCAGGAGAACCCTGTGGTTTCATCTCCTGCAGTCTTGCAGAACTGATTTTGGCAATGCTGAAGTTAGCAGTGTGGGCAGGAAAGCTCATGCTGCAGACAGTGCTCTGTCCCTGGCCTGGGGAGGCTGTGTTGCCGCCAGCAAGGCTAGAAATTCCCAAGCTAGTGCATGTTTGCTGCTGGTTTTCAGAACTCTGTTTCACTTCCCTGCTATGGAGTTACTCAGCTGCTGTCTGGCCTGCCTTTGTTTTGCACTTTGAGTCTTTCTTGGGAGCCATTGGATTGAGAAGCCATGGAGGAAGCACGGAAAATTAAATGCACTTTGTTGTTCAGTGTGTGCCTTCTGAATACAGACCAGGCACCTATGCTGGGGACACCCAGCTGTACTCATGCTGCCATCTCAATGAGAGGGACATTTACGGGCTTTTCCCTAGCTTCTCCTTCCACAGGCTGGTCCCTGGGACAGCTGGACCCTGGTGACAATTGCACAGTACCCTGCAGACATAGCAGCAATGCCTGTTCAACACTGGCTCTGGGCTAGGACTGAAGGTCCCTGAGCAGGGCACTGGAATTCTTGTGTACCCCCAGGATCAGGCTGTGTAAGGTTGTTTTTGTGAACATCCTGGATGCGTTGTCCAAAAGCCTGACATTAGGGCAAGAACGTGAGCACATCCAGGCAAAGCTGTGTTAGAGGTTTGGTCCCTCAGCCTGATTTTAATCATCTCACATCATCTTCCCCCCAGCCAGCTAGTGTTAGATATAACCTGCCTTCTCTAAAAGGCAGTGCAAGCAGTCCTCAAGCATTGTTTACAGTGCAGGGATTTTTAATGGTCCCTCCACTTGTCTCTGTTGCTGTTTGTTAATGGGAATTGCTGGGCTCAGTTCTGTACTTCCCAGGCAGGATCATCCCTTACCTTGAAGAAGTTCTCCAGGACGTAGTTAACAGCAATCCAATTGAATACTTCTTTGTTTAGACTGGACAGGATTTGTGCCCCCTGAAAGTCAAAGGGCGTTGACTTCAGGGCCACGGTCAGGGCTGTGAGGAGATCGTCAGAGAAGGTGGGATGGCTGAGGctagacagaaaagaaaaagaaggcacaATTGTTGTTACAGGGCCTTGCCAGGAGCAGCCCACAGAGTGCACAGCTGCAGGACATCTGCTGTGCTCCCTATTTTGGGTGGCAGCACTGTGAGGCACAACCATaatcctcctcctgctgctacTTCCCTCTCCCCTTGCACAGCGCTGGTGGCAACAACAGCCTGCACAACAAAAATGCAGAGGGAAGGTTTGAGCAGCTGTGCCACCAGCCAAGAATCTGGGAGCTTAGTACCCGCTGACACTGAGCGATCCTGTGGCCTTGCCATCAGACTCCAGACTTTACTTTTCC
This region of Anas acuta chromosome 20, bAnaAcu1.1, whole genome shotgun sequence genomic DNA includes:
- the LOC137842549 gene encoding ectonucleoside triphosphate diphosphohydrolase 2-like, coding for MSWRELLPPWLVIVAGLTGIVLLCVSTKDVPVAPPKTKYGVVLDAGPSRTVLFIYQWTTTKSNKTGVITECRSCVVPGPGISSYSDSPQKVGKSLDTCLNQAQKTIPAEQHSQTPLYLGATTSTRQLNLSHPTFSDDLLTALTVALKSTPFDFQGAQILSSLNKEVFNWIAVNYVLENFFKYDWRGQLVPSGKGMAGVLSMGGTSTQLTSREEGNQVPKEVVRLQLYGRTHNVYTQHCPCHGTDQLRRRLLSMLIQDQRSAKTVSNPCWPLTYSQEVRWQSVHAGPCAASDNTSDVPGPDEVFNITGSSNPSACVTLVHSLLNSSSSSCSFLTHSLSSAVKPLQTRFLVISEAMDFLRKSVPSPDLGHAVNKICGMSVEELIQESQTSLDVVADYCFVTAFIFHLSTKGYTLDFDKSVQTAFREIGDPSSGWTLGYLLSLTNTIPQDSQGVLKGIEPGVWSLLLILFVVLLTGSFMRISYRVMVKENSFSNRNSSVFDDN